In a genomic window of Macrobrachium rosenbergii isolate ZJJX-2024 chromosome 44, ASM4041242v1, whole genome shotgun sequence:
- the LOC136829538 gene encoding cuticle protein CP14.6-like — protein MKLVIILSFLATVAFAAPQYGYGRGGGGSSEEIPILRDDRDRDDFGRYSVNVETANGIELADAGAPDGPKGAVVASGFFSYTSPEGIPVHVKYVANENGFQPQSDLLPVAPEFPHPIPQFVLDQIAKAAEEDRRSSSSRSSSGSYAPPPPPRYN, from the exons atgaagctt GTTATCATCTTATCCTTCCTGGCAACTGTGGCTTTCGCCGCCCCCCAGTACGGCTACGGAAGAGGCGGCGGAGGCTCCAGCGAGGAGATCCCCATCCTGAGGGACGATCGCGACCGCGATGACTTCGGGAGGTACAGCGTCAACGTCGAAACCGCCAACGGCATCGAACTGGCCGATGCAGGAGCCCCTGACGGACCCAAGGGCGCCGTTGTGGCCTCTGGATTTTTCTC ATACACCTCCCCAGAAGGCATTCCAGTCCACGTGAAATACGTTGCCAACGAGAACGGCTTCCAGCCCCAGTCCGATCTCCTCCCAGTGGCCCCCGAATTCCCCCACCCAATTCCCCAGTTCGTCCTCGACCAGATCGCCAAGGCTGCTGAAGAAGACAGACGAAGCAGCTCCTCGAGATCTTCCTCAGGATCGtacgctcctcctcctcctcctcgttatAATTAG